The Paenibacillus tianjinensis genome has a window encoding:
- the coaE gene encoding dephospho-CoA kinase (Dephospho-CoA kinase (CoaE) performs the final step in coenzyme A biosynthesis.), protein MIMGLTGGIASGKSTVSALFVAKGARLVDADVIARGVMLPGHPVLAAAVEHFGQTILLPDGTLNRAALGEIVFHDQAALQVLNNLTHPAIRQEIKETMYELEEENPLSLIVVDIPLLYESALDNLFKKITVVYVPREVQLVRLMERNGLSLEQATGRLDAQMDIEEKRRRADYVIDNSGELTHTEQQVAALWDRLGLS, encoded by the coding sequence ATGATTATGGGCTTAACCGGAGGCATTGCTTCCGGAAAAAGCACCGTCTCCGCATTATTTGTAGCTAAAGGAGCACGGCTCGTCGATGCTGATGTAATCGCAAGAGGAGTCATGCTCCCGGGGCATCCCGTGCTGGCTGCTGCTGTGGAGCATTTTGGCCAAACCATATTATTGCCGGACGGCACACTGAACCGGGCTGCGCTGGGAGAAATCGTCTTTCATGACCAGGCTGCTCTGCAGGTGCTGAATAACCTGACACATCCTGCAATTCGTCAGGAGATCAAAGAAACAATGTATGAGCTGGAAGAAGAAAATCCGCTGTCACTGATTGTCGTGGACATACCGTTGCTCTACGAATCAGCGCTGGACAATCTGTTCAAGAAGATAACCGTTGTGTATGTACCCCGGGAGGTGCAGCTAGTCCGCCTAATGGAGCGTAACGGATTATCTCTTGAGCAAGCCACAGGCAGGCTGGATGCCCAGATGGATATCGAAGAGAAGCGCAGAAGAGCGGATTACGTTATCGACAACAGCGGCGAGCTTACCCATACTGAACAACAGGTAGCAGCGCTATGGGACAGGCTGGGGTTATCATGA